The genomic region GCCTTGACCGACCTGCGCACCTCGTCGCGCTGGGCGAGGGAGACCAGCGGTCCCATCCGGGTGTCCGCCTGGTCCGCCGCCCCCACCACGATCTTGGACAGCCGGTCGGTCAGCGCCTCGGTGACGGCCCCGGCCATCGACTCGGGCACCAGGATCCGGCGGATGGCGGTGCACTTCTGCCCGGCCTTGACGGTCATCTCCGTGACGACCTGCTTGACGTACAGGTCGAACTCCGGGTCCTCGACCGCCACGTCCGGCCCCAGGACCGAGCAGTTGAGCGAGTCCGCCTCGACGTTGAGCTGCACACCGCCGCTGACCACGTTCGGGTGGTTGCGCAGGATCGCCCCGGTGGCCGCCGAACCGGTGAAGGACAGGATGTCCTGTGGCCCCAGCGCGTCGACCAGCCCCTCGTGGCCGGCGCTGAGCAACTGGAGCGAGCCCTCCGGGAGCAGGCCCGACTCGATGATCCGCCGCACGACCGCGGCCGTGAGGTAGGCGGTCTGCGGCGCGGGCTTGACGATGCTCGGCAGGCCCGCGATGAAGGCGGGCGCGAGCTTCTCCAGCATCCCCCAGACGGGGAAGTTGAAGGCGTTGATCTGCACGGCCACGCCCGGACGGGACGTGTACACGTGCTGGGCGACGAATGTGCCCCCCTTGCCCAGCGGCTCGGACGGTCCGTCCAGGATCACGGTGGAGTTGGGCAGCTCGCGGCGCCCCTTGCTGGAGAAGCCGAACAGCGTGCCGAAGCCGCCGTCGACGTCGACCATCGTGTCGCGCGCGGTGGCGCCGGTCCGGTGGGAGAGCGCGTAGAACTCGTCCTTGTACCCCATGAGGTGCTTGGCCACCTCCTTGAGGAGGTTGGCCCTCTGGTGGAAGGTCAGCGCCCGCACCGCGGGCCCGCCCACGGTCCGCGCGTACTCCACCATCGCGGAGACGTCGGGGCCCTTCCGCGAGAACAGGGCGACGGTCTCGCCGGTGTTGGCGTCGGCGAGCGGCGTGCCCTCGTCCGACGGGGTGAACCATGATCCCTGCGCGTAGCTCTCCAGTACTGCGGACACCTGGCGGTCCTCTCCTCCGGCTGCGACTCTGCTGGGAACAGTATTACAGACCGATCGTTCAGTAAATAGGGCATGCGGGGGCACACCCGCATCGACCTGCCGTTTCTCCGTCTCCGAGGATCCGCCCCCAGGCCCCCAGGCCCCCAGGCCCTCAGGCCCGCCCGGCCCCGGCTCTGATCTCCCGCGCCGTCACACCGAACTCCGCGCGCAGCATCCGACCCAGGTGCCCCGTGTCGAGCACACCCCACCGCGCCGCGATCACCGCCGTCGGCCGCTCGGCGAGCACCGGGTCCGCGAGGTCGCGGCGGATCCGCGCCAGCCGCTCCGACCTGACCCATCGGGCGAGCGTGAAACCTCCGGCCCGGCACAGCTTGTACAGGTACCGGGTCGACATCCCGTGCGCCGCCGCCACCGACTCCACCGACAGGCCCGGGTCACCCAGGTTGGCCAGGCAGTACGCCCGCACCCGGCCCATCGGATCCTCGTCGTCGCTCGGGACCGTGTCCGAGAACGCCGCGCACACCAGCGACACCAGAGCCGACGCCAGGTGGTGCTGGGCCGCCCCGCTCGCGCCGTCTCCCACACCGCCCGAGGCCATCCCCCGGAACATCGCCGACACGATCCCGCGCAGCCCGCCGTCCGCACGCACCGGCATCGCGACCCGCCGGCGCAGCACGTCCGCGTGCGCGCCGAACCGGGAGCTGGGCACGCCCACCACCACGGTGTCGTAGGGCTCCCAGAACGGCAGCTCGTACGGGTGCGCCGTCTCGTACACCACCAGGTCACCGGGGGACAGGAGGCACTGGCGACCTCCCTGTCCCACCCCCGCGCGGCCCGAGCCGTGCCAGGCCACCTTGATCAGGTCGGGGTCGGTGGAGGTGATGACGTCCGCGTCCCGCCGCACGACCACGGGCGCCGCGGTGATGTGCGTCAGGACGAGCTGGTCCACGCGCGCCGACGTGAAGGCGCCCTGGAAGGGGGAGTCGCCGGTCGTCCGCATGCGCAGTGGGGCGAAGGCGCCGGAGGCGGCGGCCTCGAAGTGGTCGATCCGGTCGGTGTGCCCGCTGCGGCCGTCCTGTCCGATCTGG from Nocardiopsis aegyptia harbors:
- the paaZ gene encoding phenylacetic acid degradation bifunctional protein PaaZ, coding for MSAVLESYAQGSWFTPSDEGTPLADANTGETVALFSRKGPDVSAMVEYARTVGGPAVRALTFHQRANLLKEVAKHLMGYKDEFYALSHRTGATARDTMVDVDGGFGTLFGFSSKGRRELPNSTVILDGPSEPLGKGGTFVAQHVYTSRPGVAVQINAFNFPVWGMLEKLAPAFIAGLPSIVKPAPQTAYLTAAVVRRIIESGLLPEGSLQLLSAGHEGLVDALGPQDILSFTGSAATGAILRNHPNVVSGGVQLNVEADSLNCSVLGPDVAVEDPEFDLYVKQVVTEMTVKAGQKCTAIRRILVPESMAGAVTEALTDRLSKIVVGAADQADTRMGPLVSLAQRDEVRRSVKALRTSCELVHGDLDQVEVAGADAESGAFMSPILLRAEAGAAEPHEVEAFGPVATVITYGSVAEAVELAARGRGSLVGSLVTRDEDVAREVVLGLAPWHGRILVLNREDAKESTGHGSPLPVLVHGGPGRAGGGEEMGGVRGVKHHMQRTAVQGTPDMLTAVTGQWTTGSRRSVGDVHPFRKNLAELRIGDTIESAERTVTRADIDHFAEFTGDTFYAHTDEEAAAANPLFGGVVAHGYLVVSLAAGLFVDPAPGPVLANFGVDHLRFLTPVKEGATIRVTLTAKQITPRTNAEYGEVRWDALVTDQDGEPVATYDVLTLVAKGEE
- a CDS encoding AraC-like ligand-binding domain-containing protein, which gives rise to MTTAEAVDRVGPSDRGARDDRSGDGGQIGQDGRSGHTDRIDHFEAAASGAFAPLRMRTTGDSPFQGAFTSARVDQLVLTHITAAPVVVRRDADVITSTDPDLIKVAWHGSGRAGVGQGGRQCLLSPGDLVVYETAHPYELPFWEPYDTVVVGVPSSRFGAHADVLRRRVAMPVRADGGLRGIVSAMFRGMASGGVGDGASGAAQHHLASALVSLVCAAFSDTVPSDDEDPMGRVRAYCLANLGDPGLSVESVAAAHGMSTRYLYKLCRAGGFTLARWVRSERLARIRRDLADPVLAERPTAVIAARWGVLDTGHLGRMLRAEFGVTAREIRAGAGRA